TTTTGTAAAACTATAGCTAAAAAATCTAATACACTGATATTATCAACTTTAGCCATTTCCAATTGTTGAGGGCTAAGAACTATAATACAGCTTAATACAAAGAACATACTTGTGAATACCATTAAGGCAACTGCTATTGCCAGCGTTTTTGATATTTTTCTTTCAGCATTTTTACCGTACATTTCTTTATTAGCCGCAGCAAATGAAGAGATTACAACGATATGATTGAAGGCAAAAGCTATAACCGGAAATGATAATAATAATGATTTTAATAAACTATTATGAGTTTCTATAGGTGAGACATAACTAAAAGATAATGTGTCTAGGATTGGCTGATTCCAATATGGAATCATAGCTAGTGACAGTAAAAATAGACATGCTATTAGTGGAAAAACTAGAAAGCTCATAATTTTAATAACGAGTGTTCTACCAAAATTAACGGATAATATTAACGACGTAATAATTAACAACGAGATCCACCAACGTGAAGGTGTAGACCAGCCTAATAATTCGACCATAACATTTATAATATTGTTAGTTATTGCGACACTATAGACTATTAGTGTAGGAAATGCGTATAAAAAATATAATATAGCAAAAAAATTCGTAAAGATATTGCTAAAATTTTGTTTGGTAACATCAATAATATTATCGTTAGCATTTTTACCAGCTAGTACTACTCTAGCTACATTGCGATGACATAAAAATGCCATAGGGAAAGCAATGATTGTCATAATTACAACTGGTAATAATCCCCCTAATCCTAATTGGATAGGTAGGAATAATATGCCTGCACCAATAGCGGTACCATATAGACTTAAAGTCCAAGCGGTATTCATCTTGTTCCATTTTTGTGAAGTTTTATTTATTGGAGTATTTTTCATGTGTGCTCTCCTTTATTTGGTAGTATAGCTCTTGATAAGAACAAGGATATACAAAGACCGGTATATTAAGACTAAGCATTTTATAGTTTAATATAATTATTTAGTGCTAATTAAAAATAAAAGTATATCGAGGTATTGGTGAATATAACCCTTCCTAATATTGCAACTATATGAAGTTGACATGCGTTTGGTGTGAATTACCGTGATTGCTATAGAATTTGTTAGATAGTGTTATGGAATGTATAATGAGTATATTAAAGGTAAGCCAGTAGCATACTCATTATAATTAGTATTTTATAGTAACGATACTGCTGCAATATATAAACAACCTAGACCTATTAGTGCGATGAATAAATCTGGTATTAAAGATTTATATTTATATAACTGAGGTATGGTGTAGATTGCTATTAAAGGAAATAAAAATAATATAAAAGCTAATATTGGACCTACAACATTAACTAGAGTGGCAACAACACTTGGGTTATAAGTTGCTGCTAACCATACAGACATAAATATAACAATAGCAGTTACTATTTTTATTGTTTTATCTGATACAGGGATTGTTTTAGGCCTATATATATGAGTGAAAAAATATTTAAATGCTTCTTGTGCTCCTAAATAATGCCCTAAAAAAGAGGTTGCTACTGCAACAAAGGCAATGGCCGAAGCTATATATTTAATAATAGGATTTTGTAAAACTATAGCTAGAAAATCTAATACACTGATATTATCCATTTTAGCTTCGTTCAATTGTTCAGGAGTAAGAACCATAACACAGCTAACCACAAAGAACATACTTGTGAAGACCATTAATGCAACTGCTAACGCCAGTGTTTTTGAGGCTTTTCTTTCAGCATTTTTGCCGTACATTTCTCTATTAGATGAAGCAAATGCAGAAATTGCAAAGATATGATTAAAAGCAAAAGCTATAACAGGGAATGTTACCAATAATGATTTAAATAAACTATTATGAGTTTCTATCGGTGCAACATAACTAAAAGATAATGTTTCTAGAATGGTAGAATTCCAATGAGGAATCATAGCTAAGGAAAATAAAAACAAACAGGCTATTAGTGGAAAAACTAAAAAGCTCATAATTTTAATAACGATTATTCGCCCAAAATTAACCGCTAATGTTAATAAAGTAATAATTACTAAGGCTATCCACCAACGTGAAGGTGTAGACCAGCCTAATAATTCTACTATAACATTTATAATATTATTAGTTATTGCTATACCGTATATCATTAATATAGGAAATACGCATAAAAAATATGAGAAAGCAAAAAAGCTGGTAAATCCATTACTAAAATTTTGTTTAGTGACATCAATAATATCATCGTTAATGTTTTTACCGGCTAGTACTACTCTAGCTACATTGCGAGCTGGAAAAAATGCTATAGGAAAAGCAAGAATAGTCATAATTACAACTGGTAATAATCCTCCTAATCCTAGTTGGATTGGAAGAAATAATATTCCTGCACCAATAGCGGTACCATATAGACTTAAAGTCCAAGCGGTATCTATCTTATTCCATTTTTGAGAATTTTTATTTATTAGAGTATTTTTCATATTTGATCTTCTTATATTTGTTAATATGGTTATTCATAAGAATAGGGTTAAGTAAAAACAGGGATATTAAGGCTAAATTTTTTATAGTTTAATATACCTATTTAGTGTCAGTTAAAAATAAAAGTATGTGATAATATTGGTGAATATAACATCTCCTAATATTGTAAATATATGAAGTTAATTTGAGGTGGTGTGTGACTTACAGTGATTGCTATAAAATTTGTTAGATAGAGTTATCAAATTTATAATGAGTATACTAAAGGTAAGCCAGTAGTATACTCATTATAATTGGTATTTTATAGTAACGAGACTGCTGCAATATACATACAACCTAGACCTATTAATGCAATGAATAAATCTGGTATTAAAGATTTATATTTATATAATTGAGGTATGGTGTAGATTGCTATTAAAGGAAATAAAAACAAGATAAAAGCCAATATTGGACCTAAAACATTCACTATAGTTGCAACAACGCTTGGGTTATAAGTTGCTGCTAACCATACAGAAATAAATATAATAATAGCAGTTACTATTTGTATTTTTTCATTAGAAATAGTTGCTTGTTTAGGTCTATATATGTGACTGAAAAAATATCTAAATGCTTCTTGTGCTCCTAAATAATGTCCTAAAAAAGAGGTAGCAACTGCAACAAATGCAATGGCTGAAGCTACATATTTAATTGCTGGATTTTGTAAAACTATAGCTAAAAAATCTAATACACTGATATTATCCATTTTAGCTTCGTTCAATTGTTCAGGGCTAAGAACCATAACACAACTAACCACAAAGAAGATCGTTGTGAATACCATTAATGAAACAGCTAGTGTTAAGGTTTTTGATATTTTTCTTTCAGCATTTTCACCGTATATTTCTTTATTAGAGGAAGCAAATGCAGAAATCACTACCATATGATAAAAGGCAAAAGCCATAACAGGAAATGATAATAATAATGCTTTAATTAAACTATTATGAGTTTCTACTGGTGCAACATAACTAAAAGATAATGTTTCTAGAATGGCAGAATTCCAATGAGGAATCATAGCTAAGGAAAATAAAAACAAACAGGCTATTAGTGGAAAAACTAGAAAGCTCATAATTTTAATAACGATTATTCTCCCAAAATTAACCGCTAATGTTAATAAAGTAATAATTACTAAAGCTATCCACCAACGTGAAGGTGTAGACCAGCCTAATAATTCTACCATAACATTTATGACATTATTGGTTAAAGCTACCCCATAGATCATTAATATAGGAAATGCGGATAAAAAGTATAAGATAGCAAAAAAATTAGTAAAGCTACTGTTAAAATTTTGTTTAGTAACATCAATAATATCATCATTAGCATTTTTACCAGCTAGTACCACTCTAGCAACATTGCGGTGAGATAAAAACGCCATAGGGAAAGCAATGATTGCCATAATTAATACGGGCAGTAATCCTCCGAGCCCTAATTGAATTGGCAGAAATAATATACCAGCCCCAACAGCGGTACCGTATAGGCTCAGAGCCCAAGCGGTATCAACCTTATTCCATTTCTGTAAAGGTTTAATTATAGTTTCTTTTTTCATATTTTCTCCTCTTTTATAACTAACTTTTATGATAGTTATAAAAAATGTCAGGGTCAAATATTTTTTAATATATGTTAGTAATCTTTACGTAAAGAAGGAAAATGAGGTAGATATTGCTAGCAAACCTATGATAATTAAGAAAATATCTGTTGGAGCTGAACGGTATTTTTTTAATTGAGGAATTCTATATAATGCATAAGTTGGCATGATAAAAAATAAAATTGCTACTATAGGTCCTTCTATGAATTCTATAATATTTAATATGTTTGGATTGGTAGTGGATATTATGCAAATAAACAAAAGGAGAAATATTGTAGATAATGGATTATTATATTTTTTAGAGGAGATTTTTAAAAATAAGTTTGCTAAAGATTCTTTAGCACTTAATAATAAACCTACAAAAGATGTAAAGATGGCTATAAATGCGAATATAGAAGAAGTATATTTTAAAATAGGGTTATCTAATTTTTGAGAAAAATAATCTAATATATTGATGTTTTGTTCTTTAACTAACGCAAAATCCGTAGATGTTAGAATCATAGCGCAACTAAAGACAAATAATAAAGCTGTAGCTATGATTAATAGGCTTGCATAAAATAAAATGTCATTTATTTTTTTATCTGCAAACTCTCCATATCTACTTTTGGTAGAGCTGACAAAAGGTGATACTATAAAAGAGTAACTAAAAGAAAAAATCATTAGGGAAATAGTTAACCAGCTAGATTTAACAAGGTTGTTATTTTCTAGAATATTAATATTACTGATAGAAAAATCTGTAAAAATCGCTCCATTCCAAAAAGGGATAATAGCTAGAGAAAAGATTGCTAAAAAGACAATTAACGGAACGACTAAAAAGCTAATTAATTTAGCAATAAAATCTTTACCTATATTAACTAACAGTAATAACAGGCTTGTAATAAATAATAAAGAAATCCAAACAGGAGGAGTGGTAATATTTAATAAATTAGTGGATATATGATCAATGTTATTGATGAGTGAGACAGCGTAAATAATTAATAATGGAAATACATCTAAAAAATATAAAAATAATAAAAAACCGCCTAAATATTTGCCAAAAGAATGGGTTAAGCCATAAACAATATCGTAATTTTTATTTTTGCTGTTTAAAATAAGATAAGAAAGATATTTATGTGATAAGTAAGTCGTAGGAAATGCTAAGCCCAAAAGCATTACAAATGTTAATAAACCGCCGATGCCACTTTCAATTGGTAAAAATAATATGCCTGCACCTATCGCGCTACCATAAATACTTAGAATCCAATGTATGTCATATTTGTTTAACTTCTTAAGTCCCAGGGAATCATCTTGCATCTTTTAAAACTTTACGCTACCAATTAAAAATAAATTGCCATAATTTTACTAACTATGTTAAAAACATTATATTTATCAAGGATATAAATTGCAATGGCTATTAAACCTATTATTGTTTTACCTGACCCAATATTGAAAAGAATATCTACGCCAGTAGAAAAAGTAGATCAGCAAATACTAACATTAGCTGATGATATGTTGCATACAATGTATAGTGCTCAGGGGATTGGTTTAGCAGCTGTGCAGATAGGAGTTTTGCAAAGAGTTATTGTTGTGGATATTGGGGATAACCAAAATCCTGATCCAAGGATTTTTATAAATCCTACTGTAATTCACTCTTCTGATACAAGATCTATTTATAATGAGGGCTGTTTATCAATACCAAATGTAACGGCCGAAGTAGAAAGACCGGCTCAAATAAAATTGTCTTATATTAATACAAAAGGACAAAAAGTAGAATGTGATGTAGATGGACTATTAGCTACATGCATACAACATGAAATTGATCACTTAGATGGACTGTTATTCGTTGATCACCTATCGAAAATGAAAAAAAATATGGTTATTAAAAGATTTAACAAATTACAACGGCAAAATGGTAAGGTGCTATAGTAATGGCTTTACGTGTTGCTTTTATGGGAACTCCAGTATTCGCCGCTGAGATACTTAAAACAATTGTACAGGCTAACTATAATATTTGCGCTGTTTTTTCACAACCGGCTCGACCAGCTGGACGTAGGGGCTTACAATTAATTGAGTCACCAGTAGTACAATATGCTAAAACACTTAATCTACCCATCTTTACCCCTATTAGCCTTAAAGATGACCAAATAAAAAAACAATTTGCAGATTTAAAAATAGATGTAGCTATAGTAGTTGCCTATGGTCTATTGCTACCAAGGTTTTTTTTAGATAATCCAACTTTAGGTTGTTATAACATACATGCATCTTTATTACCTAGATGGCGGGGGGCTGCTCCTATACAGCGCGCTATAATGGCAGGTGATAAGGAAACAGGCGTTATGATTATGAAAATGGATCAAGGCTTAGATACAGGAGATATAGCTTTAACTGCTAAGCAAAAAATTACAACTAATACTACAGCGACTGAATTATCAGAACTTTTAGTGCAAAAAGCATCTATATTGGTCATAGAAGCGTTAAATTTACTTGAGAGAGGTAATTTATTATTGGTTCCTCAGTCAGATAAGGGAATTACTTATGCTAATAAAATATCTAAAGATGAGACAAAAATAAACTGGGAGCAGTCCGCTGAGATGATAGCTCAACAGATTAATGGTCTATCACTTATGCCAGGAGCCTGGTGTGAGATGCAATTAGAATATTTAAATACTGGAGTTATCAAAACAGAAAGAGTGAAACTATTAAAAGCTGATGTTGCGCTAAATTTTCAGCACACTGGTCATATAAGTGATAATGGCGTTATTATCGTTTGCGATGGGGGTGGTGCTATAAGTGTGTCATTATTACAAAAAGCTGGAGGAAAGATTCTACCTTTTACTGAATTTTTTAAATCAGTGAGATTATTAAAATTAGGATAAGATGCGTTATAAAATACTAATAGAATATGAGGGGTCTAACTATGTTGGTTGGCAACGACAAAAAGATCACCACTCAGTGCAAGAAGCTATTGAAACGGCTATTTTTGCTTTTAGCGGAGAAAATGTAACTATTGTGGGGGCGGGGCGCACCGATGCTGGTGTACATGCTTTGTCACAAGTTGCGCATTTTGATTTGAATAAAAAGATAACTGAATATAAATTAATGTCAGCTATTAATGGTTATTTAAAATTAAATAGGGAAAATATAATCGTAACTGATGCGCAATTATGTGCCGATGACTTTAATGCTAGATTTTCTGCTGTAAAAAGACATTATATGTACAAAGTCTATAATAGAAATATTCCAGCTGTTTTAGATAAAAATCGATGTTGGTGGGTACCGAATAAATTGGATATTCAATCTATGGTAGCCGCTAGTAAAAAATTAGTTGGTTTACATGATTTTACCACTTTTAGATCTGTTAATTGTCAGGCTAAAAATCCTGTACGTCATTTAGACCAATGTGATATTATAGTTAATGGTTATTTTATAGAATTTTATTTATCAGCTAAGGGATTTTTGCATAATCAGGTGCGCTCTATAGTTGGTAGTTTAATAGAGGTCGGTATAGGAAGATGGTCAGTTGATGATTTAGAGCAAGCTTTAAAAGCTTGTGATAGAACTAAATGTGGTCGTGTCGCTCCGCCTTATGGTTTATATTTTGTTGCGGTAGATTATTAATTAAATTATCGGGGTTATTTTGTTATAATAACTTATTAAAATAGCGCAGAATATTTTTTATTATTTTATGCACTCTATTTAATTGGATATAACAATTAAGGGGTTTATAATGAACAAAGTGCAAAAAATAATAAATTTGTTATTTGCAAAGGTTATTTTTATATCGGCTATTTGCATATCTTATGGCTTTGTAAAATTTATAGATAATTTTGATTATATTTTAAGACCAGATCTTTCAGAACATAAAGAATTATTATTCATTACTAGCAATGATTTCCCTCCATTTAATTATATTAACGATAATGGTGATTTAGTCGGTTATCATTTAGAATTAGTCAGATTAATCTGTAAAGAATTAGATGTAATTGATAGATGTGTTATTAAAGCCGTGCCTTGGAATAATTTATTATCGGAAATATCAAAGGGTAAAGCTAAAGCTGTTGTAGCTGGTGTAGTTAATAATGGCGAGACTCGTAAAATTATAGATTTTAGTGAAGAATATTTAAGATTTCCGGCTAGATTTTTAGCGAATAAAGAAATGATAGATAGCAATTTTAGGGTAACTAATGAAAGTTTACAGCAGCTAACTATAGGAGTGGTAGCAAATAGTAAACAGGCTAAGTTAGCAAAAAGTTATTTTGCTACTAGTGATATTAACTTATATCCAAATGATAATTCTTTGCTGGCTGCTTTATATGCTGGTAGAATATCTTTAGCTTTAGGAGATGGATTTAAATTTTCTCAGTGGTTAAAATTAACGCATATTAACAAATGTTGTAAGTTCATTGGCGGCAATTATTGGGCTCCGCAAATTTTAAATCCTGGATTATCAATAGGAATCAAAAAAGGTGATAAAAAATTGTTATATGCTATTAATTTCGCGTTATTTTCTTTAGAACAAAAAGGAAAATTAGAGGAATTATATTTACAATATTTTCCTATTGCTTTTATTGAATAATAAGTAGTTGCTTGTAAAAAAAGCAAAAGCAAGTTATAGTCAGACATTAAATTATATTTAAAGAGATTATAAATGACTATATCTAGCAATAATTTAGCCTTATCTAACGAAATGTTAGAAGCCGCAAGCAATTCTAAAGCTTGGCCATTTGAAGAAGCAAAAAAAATAATTAAAAGATATGAAAAAACTGGATTCCCAGAAGTAGTATTATTTGAAACAGGATATGGTCCTTCTGGTTTACCCCATATTGGAACTTTTGGAGAAGTTGCACGGACTAACATGGTCAGATTTGCTTTTAGAGTTTTAACTAATGATACAGTTAAAACTAAATTGATTTGCTTTTCTGATGACCGTGATGCACTACGTAAGGTGCCAGAAAATGTACCTAATAGGGATAAGTTAGCAGAATCTCTAGGTAAACCATTAACAATGGTACCTGATCCTTTCGACTCTGAATATACTTCTTTCGGTCATGCTAATAATGCGCGTTTACGTGCTTTTTTAGATCAATTTGGCTTTGAATATGAATTTGCTAGCGCTACAGATTATTATTTAGATGGTAGATTTGACCAAGCTTTATTACAGTTAATTGCTGTATATGATAAAGTTATGCAGGTTATGTTACCTACTTTAGGAGAAGAGAGACAAGCTAGTTATTCTCCTTTTTTACCTGTTAGCCCTAACACCGGTAAAGTTTTGCAAGTTCCTATTAATATTATTGATGTAGAAAAAGGAATAATTTCTTATATAGATCCAGATAATAATCAAACTATAGAAACAGTAATCACTGGTGGTAATGTAAAATGTCAATGGAAAGCAGATTGGGCATTGCGCTGGTATGCATTAAAAATTGATTATGAAATGTCTGGTAAAGATCTTATTCCATCTGTGCAATTAGCAACAAAAATTTGTAAATTATTAGGCGGTAATCCACCAGAAGGATTTAGTTATGAACTTTTTCTTGATGAAAAAGGTGGTAAAATTTCTAAATCTAAAGGAAATGGTCTATCTATTGAAGAATGGTTAAGATATGCACCAACTGAAAGTTTATCGTTGTATATGTATCAAAAACCTAAAACGGCTAAAAGATTATATTTTGATGTGATACCTAAAGCCGTGGATGAATATTATAGTTATTTGGCCGCATGGAAAAAGCAAACTCCAGTACAAATAATAGAAAATCCTTTGTTTCATATTCATAACGGTTGTCCTCCTGAAGTGGAAATGCCCGTATCATTTGCTTTATTATTAAACTTAGTAAGTGCATCTAATGCAGAAAATGCTAATGTGTTATGGGGCTTTATTTCTAGTTATGCTGAGGGAGTGACTCCAGCTACTGCTCCAGAATTAGATAAATTAGTGAATTATGCTTTACGTTATTTTAATGATTTTATTTTACCGCAGAAAAAATATCGTAAGCCAGATAACGAAGAAATTGAAGTTTTACAACAGATTATAGATGTTCTGCAGACTTTGCCGGTGAACAGTGATAGCAATGTTATACAAAATAATTTATTAATGGTAGCCCGTCGATTTGAGCGTTATCATGATCCAGTTAAAAAAAGCCCCGATGGAGGGGTAGCTGTAGCCGGAAATTTTTTTCAAATGCTCTACCAAACTTTATTAGGTCAAGAAAAAGGGCCAAGATTTGGTTCTTTCATAGCTCTTTATGGTATCGAGGAAACAGTCAAA
The Bartonella sp. DGB1 genome window above contains:
- the def gene encoding peptide deformylase; its protein translation is MAIKPIIVLPDPILKRISTPVEKVDQQILTLADDMLHTMYSAQGIGLAAVQIGVLQRVIVVDIGDNQNPDPRIFINPTVIHSSDTRSIYNEGCLSIPNVTAEVERPAQIKLSYINTKGQKVECDVDGLLATCIQHEIDHLDGLLFVDHLSKMKKNMVIKRFNKLQRQNGKVL
- a CDS encoding aromatic amino acid transport family protein, with the translated sequence MQDDSLGLKKLNKYDIHWILSIYGSAIGAGILFLPIESGIGGLLTFVMLLGLAFPTTYLSHKYLSYLILNSKNKNYDIVYGLTHSFGKYLGGFLLFLYFLDVFPLLIIYAVSLINNIDHISTNLLNITTPPVWISLLFITSLLLLLVNIGKDFIAKLISFLVVPLIVFLAIFSLAIIPFWNGAIFTDFSISNINILENNNLVKSSWLTISLMIFSFSYSFIVSPFVSSTKSRYGEFADKKINDILFYASLLIIATALLFVFSCAMILTSTDFALVKEQNINILDYFSQKLDNPILKYTSSIFAFIAIFTSFVGLLLSAKESLANLFLKISSKKYNNPLSTIFLLLFICIISTTNPNILNIIEFIEGPIVAILFFIMPTYALYRIPQLKKYRSAPTDIFLIIIGLLAISTSFSFFT
- the fmt gene encoding methionyl-tRNA formyltransferase, yielding MALRVAFMGTPVFAAEILKTIVQANYNICAVFSQPARPAGRRGLQLIESPVVQYAKTLNLPIFTPISLKDDQIKKQFADLKIDVAIVVAYGLLLPRFFLDNPTLGCYNIHASLLPRWRGAAPIQRAIMAGDKETGVMIMKMDQGLDTGDIALTAKQKITTNTTATELSELLVQKASILVIEALNLLERGNLLLVPQSDKGITYANKISKDETKINWEQSAEMIAQQINGLSLMPGAWCEMQLEYLNTGVIKTERVKLLKADVALNFQHTGHISDNGVIIVCDGGGAISVSLLQKAGGKILPFTEFFKSVRLLKLG
- a CDS encoding amino acid permease, with translation MKKETIIKPLQKWNKVDTAWALSLYGTAVGAGILFLPIQLGLGGLLPVLIMAIIAFPMAFLSHRNVARVVLAGKNANDDIIDVTKQNFNSSFTNFFAILYFLSAFPILMIYGVALTNNVINVMVELLGWSTPSRWWIALVIITLLTLAVNFGRIIVIKIMSFLVFPLIACLFLFSLAMIPHWNSAILETLSFSYVAPVETHNSLIKALLLSFPVMAFAFYHMVVISAFASSNKEIYGENAERKISKTLTLAVSLMVFTTIFFVVSCVMVLSPEQLNEAKMDNISVLDFLAIVLQNPAIKYVASAIAFVAVATSFLGHYLGAQEAFRYFFSHIYRPKQATISNEKIQIVTAIIIFISVWLAATYNPSVVATIVNVLGPILAFILFLFPLIAIYTIPQLYKYKSLIPDLFIALIGLGCMYIAAVSLL
- a CDS encoding lysine--tRNA ligase, with product MTISSNNLALSNEMLEAASNSKAWPFEEAKKIIKRYEKTGFPEVVLFETGYGPSGLPHIGTFGEVARTNMVRFAFRVLTNDTVKTKLICFSDDRDALRKVPENVPNRDKLAESLGKPLTMVPDPFDSEYTSFGHANNARLRAFLDQFGFEYEFASATDYYLDGRFDQALLQLIAVYDKVMQVMLPTLGEERQASYSPFLPVSPNTGKVLQVPINIIDVEKGIISYIDPDNNQTIETVITGGNVKCQWKADWALRWYALKIDYEMSGKDLIPSVQLATKICKLLGGNPPEGFSYELFLDEKGGKISKSKGNGLSIEEWLRYAPTESLSLYMYQKPKTAKRLYFDVIPKAVDEYYSYLAAWKKQTPVQIIENPLFHIHNGCPPEVEMPVSFALLLNLVSASNAENANVLWGFISSYAEGVTPATAPELDKLVNYALRYFNDFILPQKKYRKPDNEEIEVLQQIIDVLQTLPVNSDSNVIQNNLLMVARRFERYHDPVKKSPDGGVAVAGNFFQMLYQTLLGQEKGPRFGSFIALYGIEETVKLIQNTLER
- a CDS encoding amino acid permease — its product is MKNTLINKNSQKWNKIDTAWTLSLYGTAIGAGILFLPIQLGLGGLLPVVIMTILAFPIAFFPARNVARVVLAGKNINDDIIDVTKQNFSNGFTSFFAFSYFLCVFPILMIYGIAITNNIINVIVELLGWSTPSRWWIALVIITLLTLAVNFGRIIVIKIMSFLVFPLIACLFLFSLAMIPHWNSTILETLSFSYVAPIETHNSLFKSLLVTFPVIAFAFNHIFAISAFASSNREMYGKNAERKASKTLALAVALMVFTSMFFVVSCVMVLTPEQLNEAKMDNISVLDFLAIVLQNPIIKYIASAIAFVAVATSFLGHYLGAQEAFKYFFTHIYRPKTIPVSDKTIKIVTAIVIFMSVWLAATYNPSVVATLVNVVGPILAFILFLFPLIAIYTIPQLYKYKSLIPDLFIALIGLGCLYIAAVSLL
- a CDS encoding transporter substrate-binding domain-containing protein yields the protein MNKVQKIINLLFAKVIFISAICISYGFVKFIDNFDYILRPDLSEHKELLFITSNDFPPFNYINDNGDLVGYHLELVRLICKELDVIDRCVIKAVPWNNLLSEISKGKAKAVVAGVVNNGETRKIIDFSEEYLRFPARFLANKEMIDSNFRVTNESLQQLTIGVVANSKQAKLAKSYFATSDINLYPNDNSLLAALYAGRISLALGDGFKFSQWLKLTHINKCCKFIGGNYWAPQILNPGLSIGIKKGDKKLLYAINFALFSLEQKGKLEELYLQYFPIAFIE
- a CDS encoding amino acid permease, giving the protein MKNTPINKTSQKWNKMNTAWTLSLYGTAIGAGILFLPIQLGLGGLLPVVIMTIIAFPMAFLCHRNVARVVLAGKNANDNIIDVTKQNFSNIFTNFFAILYFLYAFPTLIVYSVAITNNIINVMVELLGWSTPSRWWISLLIITSLILSVNFGRTLVIKIMSFLVFPLIACLFLLSLAMIPYWNQPILDTLSFSYVSPIETHNSLLKSLLLSFPVIAFAFNHIVVISSFAAANKEMYGKNAERKISKTLAIAVALMVFTSMFFVLSCIIVLSPQQLEMAKVDNISVLDFLAIVLQNPIIKYIASGIAFVAVATSFLGHYLGAQEAFKYFFTHIYRPKTIPVSDKTIKIVTAIVIFMSVWLAATYNPSIVATLVNVVGPILAFILFLFPLIAIYTIPQLYKYKSLIPDLFIALIGLGCLYIAATSLL
- the truA gene encoding tRNA pseudouridine(38-40) synthase TruA, producing the protein MRYKILIEYEGSNYVGWQRQKDHHSVQEAIETAIFAFSGENVTIVGAGRTDAGVHALSQVAHFDLNKKITEYKLMSAINGYLKLNRENIIVTDAQLCADDFNARFSAVKRHYMYKVYNRNIPAVLDKNRCWWVPNKLDIQSMVAASKKLVGLHDFTTFRSVNCQAKNPVRHLDQCDIIVNGYFIEFYLSAKGFLHNQVRSIVGSLIEVGIGRWSVDDLEQALKACDRTKCGRVAPPYGLYFVAVDY